A single region of the Streptomyces sp. NBC_01262 genome encodes:
- a CDS encoding DNA cytosine methyltransferase translates to MSGLRLGSVCTGYGGLDMAVQEVFGGSLAWVADNDPGAARILAHHHPQVPNLGDITAVGWTSAEPVDVVIGGYPCQPFSTAGHRKGTKDARHIWPHIATALGVLRPRYAVFENVAGHLSLGFDTVLADLARLGFDAEWLCVSASEAVGAAHQRRRLFLLAWPADPSRPGLARRRAEGPAPDGSGGPVAHPEGVGKREPADQAHPLAGSRDPRQMPGGGSGQPAADTVGRDLAQQPVTDSRSSGPSVAARGDRPDWGRYEAAIARWEHALGRPAPWPTDALGRLNPPLVEWLMGLPAGHVTAVPGLSRTAQLKALGNGVVPQQATAALRLLADRLQPWRYGTGAAA, encoded by the coding sequence ATGAGCGGGCTGCGGCTCGGTTCGGTGTGCACCGGCTACGGCGGTCTGGACATGGCCGTACAGGAGGTGTTCGGCGGTTCGCTGGCCTGGGTCGCCGACAACGACCCCGGCGCCGCCCGCATCCTCGCGCACCACCATCCGCAGGTGCCCAACCTCGGGGACATCACCGCCGTCGGCTGGACGAGCGCGGAACCGGTCGACGTGGTGATCGGGGGCTATCCGTGCCAGCCGTTCAGCACCGCCGGCCACCGGAAGGGAACCAAAGATGCCCGGCACATCTGGCCGCACATCGCCACCGCCCTTGGCGTTCTACGACCCCGCTACGCGGTCTTTGAAAACGTCGCAGGGCACCTTTCTCTCGGATTCGACACCGTCCTCGCCGACCTTGCCCGCCTCGGGTTCGATGCGGAGTGGCTGTGTGTCAGCGCGTCGGAAGCCGTCGGCGCCGCCCACCAGCGCCGCCGCCTGTTCCTCCTCGCCTGGCCTGCCGACCCCAGCCGCCCGGGACTGGCGCGGCGGCGGGCAGAAGGGCCAGCTCCCGACGGCAGTGGTGGCCCTGTTGCCCACCCCGAGGGCGTCGGCAAACGAGAACCGGCAGACCAGGCGCACCCCCTCGCAGGAAGCCGGGACCCACGGCAAATGCCTGGCGGCGGAAGTGGCCAGCCTGCTGCCGACACCGTCGGCCGCGACCTGGCCCAGCAACCAGTCACCGACTCCCGGAGCAGCGGTCCGTCCGTCGCTGCACGCGGTGACCGACCTGATTGGGGACGCTACGAAGCTGCCATCGCCCGCTGGGAACACGCCCTCGGACGGCCCGCGCCGTGGCCAACTGACGCTCTGGGACGACTGAACCCACCCCTGGTGGAATGGCTGATGGGCCTGCCCGCAGGCCACGTCACCGCCGTCCCCGGCCTGTCCCGCACCGCCCAGCTCAAGGCCCTGGGCAACGGCGTGGTCCCGCAGCAGGCCACCGCCGCGCTGCGCCTCCTGGCCGACCGCCTCCAGCCCTGGCGGTACGGCACGGGAGCGGCGGCGTGA
- a CDS encoding DUF2637 domain-containing protein: protein MTTAPETVQAAVPPLTTPERWLLAVAGVLGVGVGGTGFALSFDTVTAAAIRWGFAVPQMLPAAIDTAIPAFTIVNLLLIRKDIPLAWVRWVPWALTLVTCWLNIDAGHGVSAKLAHGTMPLLWVVLSEVAAHVYASHIGAVTGRRMEKIRRSRWILAPISTFALWRRMTLWELTSYTDALALERARLLARADLRETYGQGRYSRGWRRRTPRRTRVLLKLGDLDPAGQTEPPAPPALPADREQEEKVPRKPAARKRAAAKPARPARTFEQLLAEARTATAGWPIEGLTAEPIMNAVHCSARNSRLLREALRDERAADGRPLHAVDGDDQAEGAAA, encoded by the coding sequence ATGACCACCGCACCCGAGACCGTACAGGCGGCTGTGCCGCCGTTGACGACGCCGGAACGGTGGCTGCTCGCGGTGGCCGGCGTGCTGGGAGTCGGTGTGGGTGGGACCGGGTTCGCCCTGTCCTTCGACACCGTGACCGCCGCCGCGATCCGATGGGGGTTTGCCGTCCCGCAGATGCTGCCGGCCGCCATCGACACCGCGATCCCGGCATTCACGATCGTGAACCTGCTGCTGATCCGCAAGGACATCCCGTTGGCATGGGTGCGGTGGGTGCCCTGGGCGCTGACCCTGGTCACCTGCTGGCTCAACATCGACGCCGGACACGGGGTGTCAGCCAAGCTCGCGCACGGCACCATGCCCCTGCTGTGGGTCGTGCTCTCCGAGGTCGCCGCACACGTCTACGCCTCCCACATCGGGGCGGTGACCGGCCGGCGGATGGAGAAGATCCGACGTTCCCGCTGGATCCTCGCCCCGATCAGCACGTTCGCCCTGTGGCGCCGCATGACCCTGTGGGAACTCACCTCCTACACCGACGCCCTCGCCCTGGAACGCGCGCGGCTGCTGGCCCGTGCGGACCTGCGCGAGACCTACGGGCAGGGCCGCTACAGCCGTGGCTGGCGGCGCCGCACCCCGCGCCGCACCCGCGTCCTGCTCAAGCTTGGTGACCTCGACCCCGCCGGCCAGACCGAACCGCCCGCCCCTCCCGCACTCCCGGCAGACCGGGAGCAGGAGGAGAAGGTGCCCCGCAAGCCGGCGGCGCGCAAGCGTGCGGCGGCCAAGCCCGCCCGCCCCGCCCGCACCTTCGAGCAGCTGCTCGCAGAGGCGCGGACGGCCACGGCCGGGTGGCCGATCGAGGGACTGACGGCCGAACCCATCATGAACGCAGTGCACTGCTCCGCCCGCAACTCCCGTCTGCTGCGGGAAGCGTTGAGGGATGAGCGGGCCGCCGACGGCCGTCCCCTGCACGCGGTGGACGGCGACGACCAGGCCGAGGGGGCGGCGGCATGA
- a CDS encoding GntR family transcriptional regulator, whose translation MAPKWRELADKLADRIRSGEQGYQPGQQLPHIRDLVDQGEGSKATVHAAYKALEAEGLVTSSRGHGTVVRAAAPLKRLGVGRYDKAKWRDGDEVAFIADRVASGRAYKRNEQTQKVSFGEAPPAAVAAHGLPAGTPLYARARLVKEGEQPTHTLTSYYRPEHVEGTRLVDPTPGPAGRGGGFRVLYDAGYEIDTMKEEIFARVPTPEEVKLLQLPPGEPVVELHRTTYTADGTVVEFAIGVHAASRFAWEYDFKVPDSAQDEKGRT comes from the coding sequence ATGGCGCCCAAGTGGCGAGAGCTGGCGGACAAGCTGGCTGACCGGATCAGAAGCGGCGAGCAGGGGTACCAGCCGGGGCAGCAGTTGCCGCATATCCGGGACCTTGTGGATCAAGGCGAGGGCTCCAAAGCCACAGTTCACGCGGCGTACAAGGCTCTGGAGGCAGAGGGCCTCGTCACCTCGTCACGGGGCCACGGCACCGTGGTTCGGGCGGCGGCACCTCTCAAGCGGCTCGGTGTCGGACGCTATGACAAGGCCAAGTGGCGCGACGGCGACGAAGTAGCGTTCATTGCTGACCGCGTCGCGTCAGGGCGCGCATACAAGCGCAACGAGCAGACGCAGAAGGTCAGCTTCGGCGAGGCTCCACCGGCCGCGGTTGCGGCCCACGGGCTTCCTGCCGGAACCCCGCTCTACGCGCGGGCCCGGCTGGTGAAGGAAGGCGAGCAGCCGACTCACACACTGACCAGCTACTACCGCCCGGAGCATGTGGAGGGGACTCGACTGGTTGACCCCACGCCGGGCCCCGCCGGCCGGGGCGGTGGCTTCCGAGTGCTCTACGACGCGGGGTACGAGATCGACACCATGAAAGAGGAGATCTTCGCACGCGTCCCCACGCCGGAAGAAGTGAAGCTCTTGCAGTTGCCACCGGGAGAACCCGTCGTTGAGCTGCACCGGACGACGTATACCGCCGATGGCACGGTGGTTGAGTTCGCCATCGGTGTGCACGCCGCATCACGCTTCGCGTGGGAATACGACTTCAAGGTTCCGGACTCTGCACAGGACGAGAAGGGGCGGACATGA
- a CDS encoding YdcF family protein has protein sequence MISAQAWADARLLWDYHRMHHEVRPCSVAVGLGSHDLGVADVTADLYRRGMAPVIVFTGSTSPTTRARMPRGEAVHYRERALELGVPDSAVLLEPHATNTGENIEFTQAVLKEAGIEVSSVLLVSKPYEERRSYAMARKLWPEVEIVCASTPMDLEEYADSIGDARMVIDMIVGALQRVLIFPDWGLAITQEVPDAVAAGYRRLCQEGFSSRLLPADMTPPPGR, from the coding sequence ATGATCTCTGCACAGGCATGGGCGGATGCACGGCTGCTCTGGGACTACCACCGTATGCACCATGAGGTGCGGCCCTGCTCGGTGGCTGTCGGCCTGGGGAGCCATGACCTGGGCGTGGCCGACGTAACAGCCGACCTGTACCGGCGGGGTATGGCCCCGGTGATCGTGTTCACCGGCTCGACAAGCCCCACTACTCGGGCGCGCATGCCGCGCGGCGAGGCCGTCCACTACCGTGAGCGGGCGCTTGAGCTTGGAGTGCCTGACTCTGCCGTACTGCTGGAACCGCACGCGACCAACACCGGCGAGAACATCGAGTTCACGCAGGCCGTGCTCAAGGAGGCCGGCATTGAGGTCTCGTCCGTCCTGCTCGTGAGCAAGCCGTACGAAGAGCGACGCTCGTACGCCATGGCGCGCAAGCTGTGGCCCGAAGTCGAGATCGTGTGCGCGTCCACGCCGATGGACTTGGAGGAGTACGCCGACTCCATCGGCGATGCCCGCATGGTGATCGACATGATCGTTGGCGCGCTGCAACGGGTGCTCATCTTCCCGGACTGGGGCTTGGCCATCACTCAGGAAGTCCCCGACGCCGTTGCTGCGGGATACAGACGTCTGTGCCAAGAAGGCTTCAGCAGCCGGCTTCTCCCTGCCGACATGACACCTCCGCCGGGCCGCTAA